In bacterium, the following proteins share a genomic window:
- a CDS encoding TMEM175 family protein gives METSRLEAFSDGVFAIAMTLLVLDLKVPPAAAGGPPLWQALLRQWPAYLAFVTSFATVGIMWINHHLNFTLIRRTDHTLLVLNGLLLLGITFLPFPTALVAAYVGHGERVSAAVYTGTFIFIATIWNVLWRYASGNDRLLAPDADPRLVAAITRAYNAGLVAYIAALGVGLLRPLAGLLMCGLLAVYFALPDQYHRWLGRR, from the coding sequence ATGGAGACGTCGCGCCTCGAGGCGTTCAGCGACGGCGTCTTCGCGATCGCCATGACCCTGCTGGTGCTCGATCTTAAGGTCCCGCCCGCCGCCGCGGGCGGTCCGCCGCTGTGGCAGGCGCTGCTGCGGCAGTGGCCGGCGTACCTCGCGTTTGTGACGAGCTTCGCGACGGTCGGCATCATGTGGATCAACCATCACCTGAACTTTACGCTGATCCGCCGCACCGATCACACGCTCCTCGTGCTGAACGGCCTCCTCTTGCTCGGCATCACGTTCCTGCCGTTTCCCACCGCGCTGGTCGCGGCCTACGTCGGGCACGGCGAACGGGTGTCGGCGGCCGTGTACACGGGGACGTTCATTTTCATCGCCACCATCTGGAACGTGCTGTGGCGCTACGCGAGCGGAAACGACCGGCTGCTTGCGCCGGATGCCGATCCGAGGCTCGTCGCGGCGATCACCCGCGCCTACAACGCCGGGCTGGTGGCCTACATCGCAGCGCTGGGCGTCGGGTTACTCCGTCCCCTCGCGGGGTTGTTGATGTGCGGCCTGCTCGCCGTCTATTTTGCGCTGCCCGACCAGTACCACCGGTGGCTCGGCCGGCGTTAG
- a CDS encoding glucose 1-dehydrogenase — protein sequence MRLAGKVCVITGAGSGIGRASALLFAREGARVVVADVDAEAGGRVAEEIGAAGGEALAAPTDVTDPSACGRTAARTLERWTRIDVLFNNAGVAGIGAVHDTPLDLWDRVMNVNVRGVFLMSRAVVPAMMAQRAGSIINMSSAIAEMGLARRASYSASKGAVLAMTRSMQVDYAPYNIRVNALLPGTILTPFVERYLRESYPDYAQGLANVKARQLSGDLGRPEDIAAAALFLASDESRFAMGSGLIIDGGLTGCR from the coding sequence GCGTCATCACCGGCGCCGGCTCGGGGATCGGGCGCGCGAGTGCGCTCCTGTTCGCGCGCGAGGGAGCCCGGGTGGTGGTGGCCGACGTGGACGCGGAGGCCGGCGGGCGCGTCGCCGAAGAGATCGGGGCCGCGGGGGGCGAGGCCCTCGCGGCCCCGACCGACGTGACCGACCCGTCCGCGTGCGGGCGCACGGCGGCGCGGACCCTCGAGCGATGGACGCGCATCGACGTGCTGTTCAACAACGCGGGCGTCGCCGGGATCGGCGCGGTGCACGACACGCCGCTCGATCTGTGGGACCGTGTCATGAACGTCAACGTCCGCGGCGTTTTTCTGATGAGCCGGGCGGTCGTCCCGGCGATGATGGCGCAGCGCGCCGGCTCGATCATCAACATGTCGTCGGCGATCGCGGAGATGGGGCTGGCGCGCCGGGCGTCGTACTCCGCGTCCAAGGGCGCCGTGCTCGCGATGACGCGGTCGATGCAGGTGGACTACGCGCCGTACAACATCAGGGTCAACGCGCTGCTGCCGGGCACGATCTTGACCCCGTTCGTCGAACGGTACCTGCGCGAGTCGTACCCGGACTACGCGCAGGGCCTCGCCAACGTCAAGGCGCGGCAGCTCTCGGGCGACCTGGGCAGGCCGGAAGATATCGCGGCCGCCGCGCTGTTTCTGGCGAGCGATGAGTCGCGGTTCGCGATGGGCTCGGGACTGATCATCGACGGGGGCCTGACAGGCTGCCGGTGA